Proteins from a genomic interval of Caldilineales bacterium:
- a CDS encoding histidine phosphatase family protein: protein MPDPILAPGLIPEPPAVPLVDRGAGFKEGTALYLVRHGESMTNTYENIHAFDPNLTALGWAQALAVAGWMAEQTPVDVVVTSPLRRAFSTALAIAHAQGLKPVEMPGLEEFSHEFWDEMPFHHPTRPWWGRLDWEPTFEQAPIFVAFRDRVYQALAEVLERFGGQRICLVSHGGTMSVLTAAMVGSQHLGVWNANTGVSLFVWPEWKRWLVHYINRTEHLLSLDARRFPRLEGALPTDNGLWRLPDSPTRPQVDPRLGYLANLLQRKHRILFLFPPDPFTPVRVSLRARRAMVVGVDPLALEAGEAHRARLNANHIRFEHLFLPLPYPDGYFHFVVLGEHPALAAVEASGEIARVLGEDGRIIRPAALTGETVAIPNGLS from the coding sequence ATGCCCGACCCCATCCTCGCCCCCGGCCTCATCCCCGAACCGCCCGCCGTCCCCCTGGTCGATCGCGGCGCCGGCTTCAAAGAAGGAACCGCCCTCTACCTGGTGCGGCACGGCGAATCGATGACCAACACCTACGAGAACATCCACGCCTTCGACCCCAACCTGACGGCGTTGGGGTGGGCGCAGGCGCTGGCCGTGGCCGGGTGGATGGCCGAGCAAACGCCGGTGGATGTGGTCGTGACCTCGCCCCTCCGTCGAGCCTTCAGCACCGCCCTGGCCATCGCCCATGCTCAGGGCCTGAAACCGGTGGAGATGCCCGGTCTGGAGGAGTTCAGCCACGAGTTCTGGGATGAGATGCCCTTCCATCACCCCACCCGCCCCTGGTGGGGCCGGCTGGACTGGGAGCCGACCTTCGAGCAGGCCCCCATCTTCGTTGCCTTCCGCGACCGCGTCTATCAGGCCCTGGCCGAAGTGCTGGAACGATTCGGCGGCCAGCGCATCTGCCTGGTCAGCCACGGCGGCACCATGAGCGTGCTCACGGCGGCGATGGTCGGCAGCCAGCACCTGGGGGTGTGGAACGCCAACACCGGCGTCAGCCTCTTCGTCTGGCCGGAATGGAAGCGCTGGCTGGTGCACTACATCAACCGCACCGAACACCTGCTCAGCCTGGACGCCAGGCGCTTTCCCCGACTCGAAGGCGCCCTGCCAACCGACAACGGCCTCTGGCGGCTGCCCGACTCCCCCACCCGTCCGCAGGTCGATCCTCGCCTCGGCTACCTGGCCAATCTCCTCCAGCGCAAACACCGCATCCTCTTCCTGTTCCCGCCCGACCCGTTCACCCCCGTGCGCGTCTCGCTGCGCGCCCGGCGGGCCATGGTCGTCGGCGTCGACCCGTTGGCGCTGGAAGCCGGCGAAGCCCATCGCGCCCGGCTCAACGCCAACCATATCCGCTTCGAGCACCTCTTCCTGCCCCTGCCCTACCCTGACGGCTACTTCCACTTCGTCGTCTTGGGCGAGCACCCTGCCCTGGCCGCGGTAGAAGCCAGCGGCGAGATCGCACGCGTACTTGGCGAGGACGGCAGGATCATCCGCCCGGCCGCCCTCACTGGCGAGACCGTAGCCATCCCCAACGGGCTCTCGTGA
- a CDS encoding glycosyltransferase family 39 protein: MIRQPSAVAHLTLRSDGWLALGFTAFGLIVRLFWVLRPRAVHWDEPDYLLLARNLLRGQGYQILGLPETHLPPIAPWLATASLALGTPVDLAMSLWHALAGALFCGLIFLIALDIGGHRPAALWTGLLAVVASPLVVRPLYWGSMTESLFLLWLWLGLWAVWRLLHGGSWRAGLAAGLALALSYLTRPEGLLWWALFAAVALALVIGRREFRRQVWPGLALYLLVFLLLSGSYWLYLYRSTGQFLISGKTGITLLQAESVNKDVSVVLDSSGQEVLWLSPERYQIGIASSVESDPLGLLKRFVANLRNLPGAVLGALVPVHLLVLIGLGLWAQPWGRKQLVEQAFWLACLLPLAIVPLTHLLPRLLVPLLPVALVWAGQGVQRLVEWGRGAAWPWPRLSGQMPRLLAWLWPLLLALFLVALAANSQIDDERAGQATITPGHKQAGLWLAANSRPDQAIMTRNSEIALYADRPLAPLPNAELDQVLDYARRHKAGFLAIDDIELRLLRPQFAHIAEPGQTPPQLEQAAVFPGPMRTTYIFRFH, from the coding sequence GTGATCCGGCAACCATCGGCTGTTGCCCACCTCACGCTCCGGAGCGATGGGTGGCTGGCGTTGGGCTTCACCGCCTTCGGCCTCATCGTCCGCCTGTTCTGGGTCTTGCGGCCCCGCGCCGTCCATTGGGACGAGCCTGACTATCTGCTCCTGGCCCGCAATCTCCTGCGCGGCCAGGGCTACCAGATCCTCGGCCTCCCCGAAACCCATCTCCCCCCCATCGCTCCCTGGCTGGCGACGGCGTCGCTGGCCCTGGGGACACCCGTCGACCTGGCCATGAGCCTGTGGCACGCCCTGGCCGGCGCCCTCTTCTGCGGGCTGATCTTCCTCATCGCCCTGGACATCGGCGGCCACCGGCCGGCGGCCTTGTGGACCGGTTTGCTGGCTGTCGTGGCCTCGCCGCTCGTCGTCCGCCCCCTCTACTGGGGCAGCATGACCGAATCGCTGTTCTTGCTCTGGCTCTGGCTGGGGCTGTGGGCGGTCTGGCGGCTGCTGCACGGCGGGAGCTGGCGGGCCGGGCTGGCCGCGGGCCTGGCCCTGGCCCTCAGCTATCTCACCCGACCCGAAGGTCTGCTGTGGTGGGCGCTGTTTGCCGCCGTCGCCCTGGCCCTGGTCATCGGCCGGCGCGAGTTCCGCCGGCAGGTCTGGCCGGGTCTGGCCCTCTACCTGCTCGTCTTCCTCCTCCTATCAGGCAGCTACTGGCTCTACCTCTACCGCAGCACCGGCCAATTCCTGATCAGCGGCAAAACGGGCATCACCCTGCTCCAGGCCGAGAGCGTCAACAAAGATGTGAGCGTCGTCCTCGACAGTTCCGGCCAGGAGGTCTTGTGGCTGTCGCCCGAGCGCTACCAGATCGGCATCGCCTCATCGGTCGAAAGTGACCCACTTGGCCTGCTCAAGCGTTTTGTCGCCAATCTCCGCAATCTGCCAGGCGCAGTCCTCGGCGCCCTGGTTCCCGTCCACCTCCTGGTCTTGATCGGTCTGGGGTTGTGGGCGCAACCGTGGGGGCGAAAGCAGCTGGTCGAGCAGGCGTTCTGGCTGGCCTGTCTGCTGCCGCTGGCCATCGTCCCTCTAACGCACCTGCTACCCCGCCTGCTTGTGCCCTTGCTGCCGGTGGCGCTGGTCTGGGCAGGGCAGGGCGTGCAGCGGCTGGTGGAGTGGGGTCGCGGCGCCGCCTGGCCCTGGCCGCGGCTGAGCGGGCAGATGCCCCGGCTGCTTGCCTGGCTCTGGCCGCTCTTGCTGGCCCTGTTCCTGGTCGCTCTGGCCGCCAACAGCCAGATCGACGACGAACGGGCCGGCCAGGCCACGATCACCCCCGGCCACAAACAGGCGGGCCTGTGGTTGGCCGCCAACAGCCGGCCCGACCAGGCCATCATGACTCGCAACAGCGAGATCGCCCTCTACGCCGACCGTCCCCTGGCCCCACTGCCCAACGCCGAACTCGACCAGGTGCTCGACTACGCCCGGCGACACAAGGCCGGTTTCCTGGCCATCGATGACATCGAGCTGCGGCTGCTGCGGCCGCAGTTCGCCCACATCGCCGAACCCGGCCAAACCCCACCCCAACTCGAACAAGCGGCCGTCTTTCCCGGCCCCATGCGCACCACCTACATCTTCCGCTTCCACTGA